In Bacillus sp. DX3.1, one genomic interval encodes:
- a CDS encoding helix-turn-helix transcriptional regulator encodes MLYYERKTQNYSLERISQNLNIKPQVLHAIERGKSGVNAERAEKISEFFNKPVEYFFVPTYYKVRE; translated from the coding sequence GTGTTATATTACGAACGTAAAACTCAAAATTATTCTTTGGAACGAATTTCTCAAAATTTAAATATCAAACCTCAAGTGTTACATGCCATTGAAAGGGGCAAGTCGGGCGTTAATGCAGAAAGAGCTGAAAAAATCTCTGAATTTTTTAACAAACCCGTAGAATATTTTTTTGTACCGACGTATTATAAAGTTCGTGAATAA
- a CDS encoding helix-turn-helix transcriptional regulator produces MSIFGARVKTLRLENGWSMKQLGEEIGNVTGTSFAQTTISNWENKGAEPPYSILIVIANLFDVSTDFLVGNTKKIKEEKLFMEEDQTKKTLL; encoded by the coding sequence ATGAGTATTTTCGGCGCACGTGTAAAAACATTGAGACTTGAAAATGGTTGGAGTATGAAACAGTTAGGTGAAGAAATTGGAAACGTTACTGGGACATCTTTTGCTCAAACAACGATATCTAACTGGGAGAATAAAGGAGCTGAACCTCCTTACAGTATTTTAATTGTCATCGCAAACCTTTTTGATGTCAGTACAGACTTCTTAGTCGGTAATACTAAGAAGATTAAAGAAGAAAAATTATTTATGGAAGAAGATCAAACAAAAAAGACCTTGCTATAG